Below is a window of Corynebacterium kalinowskii DNA.
TACTCTCGCGATACCTTCGCAGGTCCGCAGTCGGTAGCAGTGCTCTTTGACAAGACCTCCACGCGCACCCGATTTTCCTTCGATGCGGGCATCGCACAGTTGGGTGGGCACGCCATCGTCGTCGATTCCGGCAGCTCCCAAATGGGCAAGGGCGAGTCTTTCCAGGACACCGGCGCAGTGTTATCTAGGTTTGTCTCTGCCATCGTGTGGCGCACGTACGCGCACACGAACCTGACCCAGATGGCCGAAACTGCTACGGTGCCGATCGTCAACGCGCTCTCCGATGACCTGCACCCCTGCCAGATCCTGGCGGACCTGCAGACCTGCGTTGAGAATCTCTGCCCGGAGCAGGGTCCTGCCGGTCTGAAGGGCAAGAAGGCAGTCTATCTGGGCGATGGCGACAACAATATGGCTAATTCCTACCTGCTTGGTTTCGCGACCGCGGGTATGGACATTGCCATTTGCGCGCCACAGGATTTTCAGCCTCAGCAGGAGTTCGTCGAGCGTGCTGAAAAGCGCGCAGCGGAGACCGGGGCAACTGTCACCGTGACTTCGTCGTTGGACGCGGTCGACGGCGCAGACGTGGTCATCACCGATACTTGGGTTTCCATGGGCATGGAAAACGATGGCCTTGATCGCCGGACGCCGTTCTTGCCGTACCAGGTAAACGCCGACGTGATGCAGCGTGCGAAGGAGTCTGCGGTATTCTTGCACTGCCTGCCTGCTTATCGTGGCAATGAGGTGACCGCCGAGGTCATTGATGGTCCACAGTCCCGTGTTTTCGACGAAGCCGAAAACCGCCTCCATGCGCAGAAGGCCCTGCTTGTTTGGCTGATGGAACACCAAGGATAAGTACATGACAAACCCGGTTACGCGCACTGCTCGCCAAGCCCGCATCCTCGAGATCCTGGAACGCTACCGCGTCTCCAGTCAGGTGCAGCTTTCCGAGCTCTTGCTCGACGAAGGCATCGACATCACCCAGGCGACCCTGTCTCGCGACCTGGACGAACTCGGCGCCAAGAAGGTACGTCCCGACGGCGGTCGCGCGTTCTACGCCGTTGGGCTTGTCGACGGCCAACGGATCGAACAACCCCGTGGCCCGCAAGAGAAGTTGCGCCGCATGCTGGACGATCTTTTGGTCTCCGTCGATCACACCGGCAACATCGCGGTGCTGCGTACGCCGCCAGGGGCAGCCCAATACCTGGCGAGCTTCATTGACCGTGTAGGAATGAATGAGGTCGTCGGTACGATTGCAGGCGACGATACGGTATTCGTTCTCGCCCGCGAACCCATGTCGGGCAAAGAACTTGGCGAATTGTTCAGCCGCCGCTCATAACTAAAAAACCATTTAACAAGGAGTTTTCAATACCATGTCTAATCGCGTAGTTCTCGCGTACTCTGGCGGCCTCGACACCTCTGTCGCCATCCCATACCTTGCCAAGATGACCGGCGGCGAAGTTGTGGCAGTGTCTCTTGACCTCGGCCAGGGCGGCGAGGACATGGAGTCCGTCCGCCAGCGCGCCCTTGACTGCGGCGCTGTCGAATCCATCGTGATCGACGCCAAGGACGAATTCGCCAACGACTACTGCCTGCCAACCATCAAGGCCAACGGCATGTACATGAAGCAGTACCCACTGGTATCTGCTATTTCCCGCCCACTGATCGTCAAGCACCTGATTGAGGCTGCTCAGGAGCACGGTGGCACGCACGTCTCCCACGGTTGCACCGGTAAGGGCAATGACCAGGTCCGCTTCGAGGTCGGTTTCCGCGCCCTGGATCCTTCCCTGGAGATCATCGCACCAGCTCGTGACTACGCTTGGACCCGCGACAAGGCCATCGCTTTCGCCGAGGAAATCAACCTTCCTATCGAGCAGTCCACCAAGTCCCCGTTCTCCATCGACCAGAACGTCTGGGGCCGCGCCATCGAGACCGGCTTCCTCGAGGACCTGTGGAACCCACCAACCAAGGACCTCTACGCCTACACCGAGGATCCAGCTCTGGGCAACGCACCAGATGAACTGATCATCTCCTTCGAGTCCGGCAAGCCAGTCGCCATCGACGGCCGCCCAGTAACCGTCCTCGAAGCCATCGAAGAGCTCAATCGCCGCGGTGGCGCTCAGGGCGTCGGTCGCCTCGACATGGTCGAGGACCGCCTCGTGGGCATCAAGTCTCGCGAGATCTACGAAGCCCCAGGTGCCATGGTTTTGATCGCCGCACACCAGGCTCTGGAAGATGTCACTGTTGAGCGTGAGCTCGGCCGTTACAAGCGTCTCGTCGACGCTCGCTGGTCCGAAGAGGTCTACGACGGCCTCTGGTTCGGCCCGCTGAAGCGCTCCTTGGATGCCTTCATCGACTCCACCCAGGAGCACGTGACCGGCGATATCCGCATCGTGCTGCATGCCGGCAAGATCACTGTCAACGGCCGTCGTTCCAGCCACTCGCTCTACGACTTCAACCTGGCTACCTACGACACCGGCGACACCTTCGACCAGACCGCAGCTAAGGGCTTCGTCCAGCTCCACGGCCTGTCCACGCAGATCGCCAACAAGCGCGACCGCGAGGCTTAAATGTCGGGAACTAACGAAGGCGCACTCTGGGGCGGCCGCTTCGCCGGTGGCCCCGCGGAGGCGATGTTCGCGCTGTCCGTCTCCACCCACTTCGACTGGGTGCTCGCACCTTATGACGTGCTGGCTTCCAAGGCCCACGCTCGCGTATTGCATAAAGCTGGGCTGCTGTCGGACGAGGATCTTGAGACGATGCTGGCCGGGTTGGATCAGCTCGGTGCTGCGGTGGCTTCCGGCGAGTTCAAGCCGCTGCCGACCGACGAAGACGTTCACGGCGCCATGGAACGTGGCCTCATCGACATCGTCGGCCCTGAGGTCGGCGGTCGCCTGCGCGCAGGCCGCTCCCGCAATGACCAGGTAGCCACGCTGTTCCGCATGTGGGTGCGCGACGCCGCCCGCTCCGTTGCCTTCCAGGTCACCGAGCTTGTCGACGCCCTCGTTGCCCAGGCCGCTGCCCACCCGGCAGCCATCATGCCGGGCAAGACGCACTCCCAGGCCGCGCAGCCAGTCTTGCTGGCGCACCAGCTGCTGGCACACGCTCAGCCACTGCTACGCGACTTGCAGCGCATCCAGGACCTGGATAAGCGCCTTGCGGTGTCTCCGTACGGCTCGGGTGCTTTGGCTGGTTCTTCGCTGGCTTTGGATCCGGAAGCTATCGCTGCCGAGCTCGGCTTCGACTCATCCAGTGACAACTCCATCGATGGCACGTCCTCCCGCGACTTCGCTTCCGAGACTGCCTTCGTGCTGGCCCAGATCGCTGTGGACATGTCTCGCCTTGCCGAGGAAATCATCTACTGGTGCACCCCGGAATACGGCTACGTCACCCTGTCTGATGCCTGGTCTACGGGATCGTCGATCATGCCACAGAAGAAGAACCCGGACGTGGCAGAGCTGACCCGTGGCAAAACTGGTCGTTTGATCGGCAACCTTGCTGGTCTGATGGCTACGCTGAAGGCGCAGCCACTGGCGTACAACCGCGACCTGCAGGAAGACAAGGAGCCAATCGTTGACTCCTTCGCTCAGTTGAACCTGCTGTTGCCTGCAATGACCGGGCTTGTTTCCACGCTTACCTTCCACGAGGACCGCATGCTGGAGCTGGCACCTGCTGGCTTTACTCTTGCTACCGACCTTGCTGAGTGGATGGTGCGCCAGGGCGTGCCATTCCGCGAAGCACATGAGGCCTCCGGCGCCTGCGTTCGTCTGGCCGAGGCCAGGGGAGTGGGCTTGGTAGATCTGACCGATGCCGAACTAGCCTCGGTGGATCCGCGTCTGACTCCTGAGGTTCGCTCAGTACTCACCGTTGAAGGAGCGGTCGCTTCCCGTGCGACCCGCGGTGGTACCGCCGGCGTGCGCGTGGCGGAGCAACGCGAGCGCGTCGCTGCTGCCTCGGCGCAATTTAGGGAATGGGCTTCCTAAACCCCAACCTGTCGACTCACCCGAAAGTGTCTCTGTTTGTGAACATTTGTTTCAAGTGAGTCGACAGACCTATTAGTGCGACTTACCATCAAGTCATGGTAAGTAGCTATCAGCCTCAAAAGCGGTCCGGTCCAGGAGTGTTATCCATTCTGCTGGCGGTGGTCCTGATTGGACTGATCGTGGCCGCGGTGATCATCGGACGCGGCGGTGGCAAACAGGTGATTTCCACCGGTGGTACCACCACCGTTCGGGTTGTCGCGGGTTCGGAGAAGATTCCGTATTTCCAAGATCCGGACGTCGTTAAGCGCCTTGACGAGCTCGGTCTGAAGGTTGAAGCCACGTCGAGTGGCTCCCGCAAGATTGCTACGCGCTCTGACCTGAAAGAATTTGACGCCGCGTTCCCATCTTCAGCGCCCGCGGCCGAGAAGATTTCCCGCGAGACGCAGCCGAAGGGGATTTATTCCCCGTTCCACTCGCCGATGGCAGTGGCGACATTCGATCCCATCCTGGGCAGCCTCGAGAAGCAGCAGGTCGCAATGCAGCGCGACGGCGTGTGGTACCTGAACGTCGAGAAGTACCTGGAGCTGGCTTCGAGTGGCAAGCGCTGGCGCGATATTGCGCCGGAGTTCCCCTCTCCGCTTGCCGTGCAGATTTCCTCCACTGATATCCGCAGTTCGAATTCGGCTGCGATGTACCTCTCGGTCGCGGCGTGGGTTGCCAACGGTGGCAATGTCCCTGCGACCGATCAAGAGGTGTCCAAGGTCGTCAACAAGGTCAGCCCGCTTTTTACCCATCAAGGCTTCACCGGCGGATCCTCTGCGGGTCCCTTCGCTGAATACCTGACGCAGGGGATGGGGGCACGCCCGATGGTGCTCATTTACGAGGCACAGTTCATTGGGCAGCAGATCTCTGCACCCAACACCGTGGGGCAGAACATGAAGCTCATGTACCTCGACCCGACCATATCTTCCCAGCACACGCTGTTGGCGTACTCCGATGGCGGAGACAAGCTGGGCGAGGCGCTGGCTACCGATGCCACCCTCCAGCGCCTGGCCGCCGAGCACGGCTTCCGGCCAAACTCTCCAGGAGTATTCAACGAGGTTCTCAAGGACAAGGGGATGGCCACCCCGCCAGAGTTTCTCGCCACAATCAACCCACCAGACTTTGACCGTCTTGAACAGCTGATTGAGGGCGTGAGCGCGCAATACAACGGCTCGGCCCCGCCTGAAGGAGCACCAGAACAATGATGACCAAAGCAAAAGCCCTCGTTGCGGCGCTACTAGCGACAGTGCTTGTGGCGTGTGGGAGTGACATTGTCACGCCTTCCGGCAAGGGGAGTGGCGAGGCACTATCCATCGTCGCGGCTACCGAGCTAAAAGACATGGAGCCACTCATCCAACGCGCCAGCAAGGACCTTGGCTTCGAGATCAAGATGGAATACCCCGATGGCACCATCGCCAACTCCTACGCACTGAAGAACGGCAACTTCGACGGCAACTACGATGCCACCTGGTTTGCCACGAACAAGTACGTGGAGCTCCTGGAGGCGGGAGACAAGCTCGGGGCGTCGACAAGCATTGCCAACTCGCCGGTCGCGTTCGGCGTGCACACCAAGACCGCGCGGGAACTCGGCTGGGACAAGAAGCAACCGACCTGGGCGGAGATCACCGACGCGGTGAAGGCCAAGAAATTCCGCTTCGGCATGACTGACCCCGGCCGCAGTAACTCTGGCTTTTCCGCGCTGGTGTCGGTGGCCACTGCTAATGCTGATACCGGCGCTGCGCTGACCACGGCGGATGTTCAAAAGGTCAGTGGCACGCTGGTCGAGTTCTTTGCGGGCCAGAACCTGACTTCGGGGTCTTCGGGCTGGCTGGAAGATGCGTTTCTGAGCGATCCGGCCCGTACCGAAGCGATCATCACCTATGAATCCGTGCTGATCCAGCTGCAAAAGTCCGGCCGGGCAGATATTCAGGTCGTGGTGCCGGCGGATGGCGTAGTGACGGCAGACTACCCGCTGGCAGCTCTGCGCACGCCAAAGAGCCCAAAGGCAGCTGAAAACACTGATCGCTTGGCCAAGTGGCTGCTGGAACACAACGAAGAGATCGTGAAGGACACGCTGCGCCGTCCGGTAGATCCGGCCGTGGCGCTGGACGCGCAGCACCAGAAGAACACCCTCATTGAGCTGCCGTTTCCGGCACGCCAGGACGTGGCCGATGAGCTTGTGCTGAGCTACGGCGACAACCTCCGCGCGCCTGCTCGCACGGTGTTCGTACTGGACAAATCCGGATCGATGCGGGGCCAGCGTATTCAGAGTCTCCGCTCGATTCTCGTAGAGCTGGTCGATGGCACCGCGCGAACCTCCACTGGTCCGGTGGGGCTGCGGAATCGTGAAGAAGTGACAATCATTGGCTTCGATGGGGAAGTGGCACGCCCGTTCGAAACCACCTTCAATAAGACTGACCCAGTTTCGAAAGCGCAGTTGCAGAGCTCGATTAGTAATCTGAGTGCCGGTGGCCAAACCGCAGTCTACGATGCCCTGAAGGTTGCCTACGAGCAGTTTGGTTCGAACATCCCTGAAGGCCAGATCCCGTCGATCGTTCTGATGTCTGATGGAGCTTCGAATGTGGGCATGACCTTCGATGACTTCAAGAAGTTCCACGAAAAGCTCTCTCCTGAAGCGCGTCGCATCCCGGTGTTCATCATCTTGTACGGTGAGTCGAATAATGTGGAGATGAAGGCCCTCGCTGACCTGACTCAGGGCAAGACTTTCGATGCCACAAAGGGCGACCTCGCTGGCGCGTTCAAGGAGATTCGTGGATACCAGTAACTGGTTCTTTTCCCGCCGCAACGTGGTGGGATTGATCCTCGCGATTGTCGCGGTTGTCATCCATCTCGCCGTCGGCCTAGGCACATTGTGGCCGGTCATCGCGATCGCAGCGTGGGGCGTCGGCGTGGCGCTCACCCCCAGCGCCCCGCAACCCGCGCTAGCCCCGCCGAGCACGCTTGTCGACGCCATCGACGCCTCAACCCTGCACTTCCGCGCACTGGGCATTGGGCAGAGTTCTGAGCGTGAGCTGGGTCAACTGAAATGGACTATCGGCCAACTCGAACGTCACATGGATGAGCTCGCAGCACAACCTATTTTGCTGCAAACGGTGAACGAGATCGCCTATAGTCACGTGCCGACCCTCGAAGCCGCCTTTGAAGAAGTCCCCGACATCGCGCGTGGGCAGGCCTTGGACGAGTTGGATTCTTCGCTGCAACTGCTCAATGAGGAGGCAGCGAAGATCCTCAACGCGATCGTGCAACAGAAGTTCCGGGGCCTGGAGGATCAGCGCGCAGAGTTGGAGCAAAAGTTCACTGGGGTCAAGCTCTACCTTGATGGCCCGCAGTAACTGACCACTAGGTACAATGCCAAGCATGAGTCTCGATCCCACATTGCTGGAAGTGCTGGTTTGCCCACAGGATAAAGGGCCACTGCGATATCTCGAGGACGAGCAAAAGCTCGTGAACGAGCGACTCGGAATTGCCTATCGTATCGACGACGGCATCCCAGTCATGCTTGCAGATGAAGCCGAAGAGTACCCAGCGAAGTAGGAAACATGAACATTATTGACGAACTCCAGTGGCGTGGACTGATTAACCAATC
It encodes the following:
- the argF gene encoding ornithine carbamoyltransferase; amino-acid sequence: MVRHFLADDDLTPAEQAEVLALAAELKKAPYSRDTFAGPQSVAVLFDKTSTRTRFSFDAGIAQLGGHAIVVDSGSSQMGKGESFQDTGAVLSRFVSAIVWRTYAHTNLTQMAETATVPIVNALSDDLHPCQILADLQTCVENLCPEQGPAGLKGKKAVYLGDGDNNMANSYLLGFATAGMDIAICAPQDFQPQQEFVERAEKRAAETGATVTVTSSLDAVDGADVVITDTWVSMGMENDGLDRRTPFLPYQVNADVMQRAKESAVFLHCLPAYRGNEVTAEVIDGPQSRVFDEAENRLHAQKALLVWLMEHQG
- the argH gene encoding argininosuccinate lyase, whose amino-acid sequence is MSGTNEGALWGGRFAGGPAEAMFALSVSTHFDWVLAPYDVLASKAHARVLHKAGLLSDEDLETMLAGLDQLGAAVASGEFKPLPTDEDVHGAMERGLIDIVGPEVGGRLRAGRSRNDQVATLFRMWVRDAARSVAFQVTELVDALVAQAAAHPAAIMPGKTHSQAAQPVLLAHQLLAHAQPLLRDLQRIQDLDKRLAVSPYGSGALAGSSLALDPEAIAAELGFDSSSDNSIDGTSSRDFASETAFVLAQIAVDMSRLAEEIIYWCTPEYGYVTLSDAWSTGSSIMPQKKNPDVAELTRGKTGRLIGNLAGLMATLKAQPLAYNRDLQEDKEPIVDSFAQLNLLLPAMTGLVSTLTFHEDRMLELAPAGFTLATDLAEWMVRQGVPFREAHEASGACVRLAEARGVGLVDLTDAELASVDPRLTPEVRSVLTVEGAVASRATRGGTAGVRVAEQRERVAAASAQFREWAS
- a CDS encoding VWA domain-containing protein, whose product is MMTKAKALVAALLATVLVACGSDIVTPSGKGSGEALSIVAATELKDMEPLIQRASKDLGFEIKMEYPDGTIANSYALKNGNFDGNYDATWFATNKYVELLEAGDKLGASTSIANSPVAFGVHTKTARELGWDKKQPTWAEITDAVKAKKFRFGMTDPGRSNSGFSALVSVATANADTGAALTTADVQKVSGTLVEFFAGQNLTSGSSGWLEDAFLSDPARTEAIITYESVLIQLQKSGRADIQVVVPADGVVTADYPLAALRTPKSPKAAENTDRLAKWLLEHNEEIVKDTLRRPVDPAVALDAQHQKNTLIELPFPARQDVADELVLSYGDNLRAPARTVFVLDKSGSMRGQRIQSLRSILVELVDGTARTSTGPVGLRNREEVTIIGFDGEVARPFETTFNKTDPVSKAQLQSSISNLSAGGQTAVYDALKVAYEQFGSNIPEGQIPSIVLMSDGASNVGMTFDDFKKFHEKLSPEARRIPVFIILYGESNNVEMKALADLTQGKTFDATKGDLAGAFKEIRGYQ
- a CDS encoding Trm112 family protein, coding for MPSMSLDPTLLEVLVCPQDKGPLRYLEDEQKLVNERLGIAYRIDDGIPVMLADEAEEYPAK
- a CDS encoding argininosuccinate synthase, whose amino-acid sequence is MSNRVVLAYSGGLDTSVAIPYLAKMTGGEVVAVSLDLGQGGEDMESVRQRALDCGAVESIVIDAKDEFANDYCLPTIKANGMYMKQYPLVSAISRPLIVKHLIEAAQEHGGTHVSHGCTGKGNDQVRFEVGFRALDPSLEIIAPARDYAWTRDKAIAFAEEINLPIEQSTKSPFSIDQNVWGRAIETGFLEDLWNPPTKDLYAYTEDPALGNAPDELIISFESGKPVAIDGRPVTVLEAIEELNRRGGAQGVGRLDMVEDRLVGIKSREIYEAPGAMVLIAAHQALEDVTVERELGRYKRLVDARWSEEVYDGLWFGPLKRSLDAFIDSTQEHVTGDIRIVLHAGKITVNGRRSSHSLYDFNLATYDTGDTFDQTAAKGFVQLHGLSTQIANKRDREA
- a CDS encoding arginine repressor is translated as MTNPVTRTARQARILEILERYRVSSQVQLSELLLDEGIDITQATLSRDLDELGAKKVRPDGGRAFYAVGLVDGQRIEQPRGPQEKLRRMLDDLLVSVDHTGNIAVLRTPPGAAQYLASFIDRVGMNEVVGTIAGDDTVFVLAREPMSGKELGELFSRRS